A genomic window from Flavobacterium azooxidireducens includes:
- the sppA gene encoding signal peptide peptidase SppA: MKFLGNVLATIIGLFVFFMILFFGIMIVGAIAGSGSDVAKVESNSVLVLDMENVSLDYTGKFTDPWVTILNEEASVGLIDVLNAVDNAKTDDKIKGISILNSKSSLGLAQSKALRDKLIDFKKTGKFIVSYADYFTQGEYYINSVADTIYMNPVGEMDFKGLASEIMFFKDIQEKTGVKMEVIRHGKYKSAVEPFLENEMSDANREQISALLNSAWSSIVSDISKSRNISVDSLNSIANKLSARTPEMAKSKKLIDKIGYEDQYHDGIKKALKVKKDEDYKSIAIMDYAKNVSKTPQNVDSKDKIAIIYAQGEIMGGDGDVNVIGEGAMRTSLQEARKDEKVKAIVIRVDSPGGSALTSELIWREIELTKKVKPVVVSMGNLAASGGYYIACNADKIIAEPNTITGSIGVFGVLPNMTELSKKIGISTSQVKTHDHAIGYSPFKPIDEKFKEITTESVENIYTIFVNRVATGRKMTFEQVDAIAQGRVWTGTEALQNGLVDKLGGLDIALSEAATLAKIKKYKTENYPEFDKSFMQFLSDKNGIPFMKSKEAMIKEEIGEEAYQTLQQVKRTTARTGIQTLMPFELKIK; the protein is encoded by the coding sequence ATGAAATTTTTAGGAAATGTATTAGCCACCATCATAGGATTATTTGTATTCTTTATGATATTATTTTTTGGTATAATGATTGTTGGAGCAATTGCCGGCAGCGGTTCTGATGTTGCAAAAGTAGAATCTAATTCCGTTTTGGTTTTAGATATGGAAAATGTATCGTTAGATTATACCGGAAAATTTACCGATCCTTGGGTAACTATTTTAAATGAAGAAGCCTCAGTTGGTTTAATTGATGTGTTAAACGCTGTTGATAACGCCAAAACCGATGATAAAATCAAAGGAATTTCTATCTTAAACAGCAAAAGCAGTTTAGGATTAGCTCAATCGAAAGCGTTGAGAGACAAATTGATTGACTTTAAAAAAACAGGAAAATTTATTGTTTCCTATGCAGATTATTTTACGCAAGGTGAATACTACATTAATTCTGTTGCTGATACGATTTATATGAATCCTGTGGGTGAAATGGACTTTAAAGGTCTTGCTTCTGAAATCATGTTTTTCAAAGACATTCAGGAAAAAACCGGCGTAAAAATGGAAGTAATTCGTCATGGAAAATACAAAAGTGCAGTTGAACCGTTTTTGGAAAACGAAATGAGTGACGCCAACAGAGAACAAATTTCGGCTTTATTGAACTCGGCTTGGAGTTCAATTGTAAGTGATATTTCTAAAAGCAGAAATATTTCGGTAGATTCATTAAACAGTATTGCAAATAAACTATCGGCTAGAACTCCTGAAATGGCTAAATCTAAAAAACTAATTGACAAAATTGGTTATGAAGATCAGTACCACGACGGAATTAAAAAAGCCTTGAAAGTAAAAAAAGACGAAGACTACAAAAGCATAGCTATTATGGATTATGCTAAAAACGTTTCGAAAACCCCTCAAAACGTAGATTCTAAAGACAAAATCGCCATTATTTATGCTCAAGGTGAAATCATGGGTGGCGATGGCGATGTGAATGTGATTGGCGAAGGTGCTATGAGAACTTCATTGCAAGAAGCCAGAAAAGATGAAAAAGTGAAAGCCATTGTGATTCGTGTTGACAGTCCGGGTGGTAGTGCTTTGACATCGGAATTAATTTGGAGAGAAATTGAATTAACCAAAAAAGTAAAACCGGTTGTGGTTTCTATGGGTAATTTAGCTGCTTCGGGTGGTTATTATATTGCTTGTAATGCCGATAAAATTATTGCAGAACCCAACACAATTACCGGTTCGATTGGTGTGTTTGGTGTATTGCCGAATATGACCGAATTGTCTAAAAAAATCGGAATTAGCACCTCGCAAGTAAAAACCCACGATCATGCTATTGGCTACAGCCCATTTAAACCGATTGATGAAAAGTTTAAAGAAATAACGACAGAATCTGTAGAAAACATTTATACTATTTTCGTAAACCGCGTTGCTACCGGAAGAAAAATGACTTTTGAACAAGTAGATGCCATTGCCCAAGGAAGAGTTTGGACCGGAACTGAAGCATTGCAAAATGGTTTGGTTGACAAATTAGGTGGTTTAGATATAGCATTAAGCGAAGCTGCTACGTTGGCAAAAATAAAAAAATATAAAACCGAAAACTATCCCGAATTTGACAAGTCGTTTATGCAATTTTTAAGTGACAAAAATGGCATTCCGTTTATGAAATCGAAAGAAGCTATGATTAAGGAAGAAATTGGCGAAGAAGCTTATCAAACACTACAACAAGTAAAAAGAACAACGGCTCGAACCGGCATTCAAACGCTGATGCCTTTTGAGTTAAAAATTAAATAA
- a CDS encoding queuosine precursor transporter, protein MFIASLVVSNLIFQKFFYWDFFGLYRFEISVGILPYPITFLITDIISEVYGKKKANQVVTTGIFASVFSLLIIYVANAAPAIENSPVDDVLFSKVFGQTALAVLASMIAYLAAQYIDIYIFHFWKKVTKGKMLWVRNNFSTFTSQFVDTFAVLFLLCSFKILSWDLFPGLLLSGFLFKVLIAILDTPVLYVAVYYFQKRFNLARGEELSLE, encoded by the coding sequence ATGTTCATTGCTTCGTTGGTGGTGTCGAATTTAATTTTTCAGAAATTTTTTTATTGGGATTTTTTCGGTCTTTATCGGTTTGAGATTTCGGTGGGAATTTTGCCCTACCCGATTACTTTTTTAATTACTGATATAATCTCGGAAGTTTACGGGAAGAAAAAGGCCAATCAAGTGGTGACCACGGGAATTTTTGCCTCAGTGTTTTCGTTGTTGATAATTTATGTGGCGAATGCTGCTCCTGCGATAGAAAATTCTCCGGTTGATGATGTTTTGTTTTCTAAAGTTTTTGGACAAACTGCTCTTGCTGTGCTAGCCTCGATGATTGCTTATTTGGCGGCACAATACATCGATATTTATATTTTTCACTTTTGGAAAAAAGTAACCAAAGGAAAAATGCTTTGGGTGCGAAATAACTTTTCTACTTTTACATCACAATTTGTTGATACATTTGCGGTATTATTTTTGCTATGTAGTTTTAAAATATTGAGTTGGGATTTGTTTCCCGGATTATTACTGAGCGGTTTTTTGTTTAAAGTGCTGATAGCCATTCTAGACACACCCGTTTTGTATGTTGCGGTGTATTATTTTCAAAAGCGATTTAACCTTGCTCGTGGCGAAGAGCTAAGTTTGGAATAA
- a CDS encoding YceI family protein, whose product MKRLFNLEKGILLLIFIATSTFGFAQKTLTLDAKPQLKISGTSSLHDWDMVSESATGKLVATAEGNKLITINSLVVEMPAESIKSGKGGMDKNAYKALKTNQFKTVKFDLKSSTKNADGTWNFTGTFAIAGATKSVTLKIKETTIGGQSVLEGSYSFKLTDYKITPPTALMGTVKTGDDVKISFTLKFK is encoded by the coding sequence ATGAAACGATTATTCAACCTAGAAAAAGGCATTTTGCTATTGATTTTCATAGCAACTTCTACCTTCGGTTTCGCTCAAAAGACACTTACACTTGATGCAAAACCACAATTAAAAATTTCCGGAACTTCCAGTTTGCACGATTGGGATATGGTTTCAGAATCGGCTACCGGAAAATTGGTAGCAACTGCTGAAGGAAATAAATTGATAACTATTAATTCTCTAGTAGTAGAAATGCCGGCCGAAAGCATCAAAAGTGGTAAAGGCGGAATGGACAAAAATGCCTACAAAGCATTAAAAACGAATCAATTTAAAACTGTAAAATTTGATTTAAAATCATCAACTAAAAATGCTGATGGTACTTGGAATTTTACCGGAACATTCGCCATCGCAGGAGCAACCAAATCGGTAACGTTAAAAATCAAAGAAACTACAATAGGAGGTCAATCTGTTTTGGAAGGAAGTTATTCTTTTAAATTGACCGACTACAAAATCACACCACCAACCGCTTTAATGGGAACCGTTAAAACCGGTGATGATGTTAAAATAAGTTTTACACTAAAATTCAAATAA
- a CDS encoding AsmA-like C-terminal region-containing protein: MIKKILKGLGIFLLVVIIALAAAPFLFKDKIKQLVLKSINENVDANVAFENVSLSLFKSFPRANVTIDKLSIINKAPFEGDTLFYSGELNLKMSVKELFKSDGEAMELESFSSVDGIVNIIFNKDGIGNFDIAMKDDQEEKPSDSKPFAMNIQSYSIENLKFTFLDESSKIKMVVDKINHTGTGNFAASKLDLDTETNAMMSLDMDKTNYMKDVSLTLDAVLGIDLENSKYEFKDNEALINKLPLKFTGFIQLVEAGQQYDLTFNTPTSSFKNFLGLVPSAYKGDLDKIQTTGDFKVSGFAKGLYSETTIPKFNLEIASNNASFKFPDLPKKVENIVIDTKIKNETGLMNDTYVNIDNLSFKIDQDVFNAKANIRNVSENPLVDAALKGTINLGNLSKAYPIKLDTPLSGILKADVTTKFDMQSVEKEQYQNIQNAGLVSVTGFKYTDENGKGMNISEAIVQFNPSTLNLQKFAAQTGKSDINVNGILENFYGYLFNDQNLKGNFNMSSNQLAVNDFMTTEEPTKEGQKPSEAMKIPAFLDVTLNAKANTVLYDNLTLKDVSGKLIVKDERVTLENVKTNIFGGMIGVNGNVSTKTKVPTFAMNLDLSSVNISETFTQLDMMKSIAPIANIINGKLNSTIKLSGNLDAKEMTPDLKSLTGDLVGQLLSTTVNASNSTLLSALDNQVNFIDLKKVNLNDLKTSLSFENGKVNVKPFDIKYQDITLNVGGSHGFDQAMNYNVKFDVPAKYLGTEINSLIAKLSPADAAKVESIPITALLTGNFSNPKISTDTKQATTKLVNQLVDYQKQKLINQGTSALGNLLNQNKDPKDTTKTTTPATKEEVKTKTEEAVKDKVKEGLNSLFNKKKKE, from the coding sequence ATGATTAAGAAAATTTTAAAAGGTTTAGGTATTTTTTTGTTGGTAGTCATTATTGCTTTGGCTGCTGCACCGTTTTTGTTTAAAGACAAAATCAAGCAATTAGTGTTGAAATCGATTAACGAAAATGTGGATGCCAATGTGGCGTTTGAAAATGTGAGTTTGAGTTTGTTTAAGAGTTTTCCGCGTGCCAATGTAACGATTGACAAATTGAGCATTATTAATAAAGCTCCGTTTGAAGGCGATACGCTGTTTTATTCAGGTGAATTGAACCTGAAAATGTCGGTGAAAGAATTGTTTAAATCGGATGGAGAAGCGATGGAATTGGAATCGTTTTCGAGTGTGGATGGCATTGTGAACATCATTTTTAACAAAGACGGAATTGGCAATTTTGATATTGCTATGAAAGATGATCAAGAAGAAAAACCTTCGGACAGCAAGCCTTTTGCGATGAATATTCAGAGTTATTCGATTGAAAATTTGAAATTTACTTTTTTGGATGAAAGTTCAAAAATCAAGATGGTTGTTGATAAAATTAATCACACCGGAACCGGAAATTTTGCAGCATCTAAATTGGATTTAGATACTGAAACCAACGCCATGATGAGTTTGGATATGGACAAAACCAATTATATGAAAGACGTTTCTTTAACGTTGGATGCCGTGTTGGGAATTGATTTGGAAAACAGCAAATATGAGTTTAAAGACAATGAAGCATTGATTAACAAATTGCCTTTAAAATTTACAGGTTTTATTCAATTGGTTGAAGCCGGACAACAATATGACTTAACGTTTAACACCCCAACCTCATCGTTTAAAAACTTTTTAGGATTGGTTCCGTCGGCATATAAAGGTGATTTAGATAAAATTCAAACTACGGGAGATTTTAAAGTTTCGGGTTTTGCAAAAGGATTGTATTCTGAGACAACGATTCCGAAGTTTAATTTGGAAATTGCATCTAACAATGCATCATTTAAGTTTCCTGACTTACCTAAAAAAGTGGAAAACATCGTTATTGATACAAAAATTAAAAACGAAACCGGCTTGATGAACGACACGTATGTGAACATCGATAATTTGTCGTTTAAGATTGATCAAGATGTTTTTAATGCGAAGGCAAATATTAGAAATGTTTCAGAAAACCCGTTGGTTGATGCGGCTTTGAAAGGAACAATTAATTTAGGAAACCTCAGCAAAGCCTATCCAATTAAGTTAGACACGCCGCTTTCAGGAATTTTAAAAGCAGATGTAACAACAAAATTTGATATGCAATCGGTGGAAAAAGAGCAATACCAAAACATTCAAAATGCAGGATTGGTAAGTGTTACCGGATTTAAATATACCGATGAAAACGGAAAAGGAATGAACATTAGCGAAGCGATTGTTCAGTTTAATCCAAGTACGTTGAACCTACAGAAATTTGCGGCACAAACCGGAAAAAGCGACATTAATGTTAATGGTATTTTAGAAAATTTCTATGGTTATTTATTTAACGATCAGAATTTGAAAGGAAATTTCAACATGAGTTCTAATCAATTGGCTGTGAATGATTTTATGACAACAGAAGAACCAACCAAAGAAGGTCAGAAACCAAGCGAAGCCATGAAGATTCCTGCTTTTTTAGATGTTACGTTAAACGCAAAAGCCAACACTGTTTTGTATGATAATTTAACGTTGAAAGATGTTTCAGGAAAGTTAATTGTGAAAGATGAACGAGTTACCTTAGAAAATGTGAAAACAAACATTTTTGGTGGTATGATTGGTGTAAACGGAAATGTTTCCACCAAAACAAAAGTGCCAACATTTGCGATGAATTTGGATTTAAGTTCAGTAAACATTAGTGAAACATTTACGCAATTGGATATGATGAAAAGCATTGCTCCGATTGCTAATATCATCAATGGAAAATTGAATTCTACTATTAAACTTTCAGGTAATTTGGATGCGAAAGAAATGACACCGGATTTAAAATCTTTAACAGGAGATTTGGTTGGGCAGTTACTTTCTACAACGGTGAATGCTTCCAACTCAACTTTGCTTAGTGCTTTGGACAATCAAGTGAATTTTATTGATTTGAAAAAAGTAAATTTGAATGATTTAAAAACAAGTTTATCCTTTGAAAACGGAAAAGTAAACGTGAAACCGTTTGACATCAAATACCAAGACATCACTTTAAATGTGGGTGGTTCACACGGTTTTGATCAAGCAATGAATTATAATGTAAAATTTGATGTACCGGCTAAATATTTGGGAACAGAAATTAATAGTTTAATTGCAAAATTATCTCCGGCCGATGCTGCTAAAGTAGAATCAATTCCGATTACGGCATTGCTTACCGGTAATTTTTCTAATCCAAAAATAAGTACTGATACCAAACAAGCCACAACAAAATTAGTGAATCAATTAGTGGATTATCAGAAACAAAAACTTATAAACCAAGGAACTTCTGCTTTGGGCAATTTGTTAAACCAAAACAAAGACCCGAAAGACACTACAAAAACCACAACTCCGGCAACCAAAGAAGAGGTGAAAACCAAAACTGAAGAAGCTGTGAAAGATAAAGTGAAAGAAGGTTTAAACAGTTTATTTAATAAAAAGAAAAAAGAGTAA
- a CDS encoding YceI family protein, whose protein sequence is MRVFGLILVVTAALFSTPKDYLLVSTKQFTVQGTTSIGGFECNYDMNAKDTLFFNQPKRTKKISHSVPVKSFGCGNFILNNDFRKTLKEKEFPNVTIELSNFRKNNENYSCDLTLNLVGKQKIYKNLPLKYDRNQLIGNITLQFSDFNLTPPKKIGGMIKINEEIKLFVSLQTE, encoded by the coding sequence ATGCGTGTTTTTGGTCTCATATTAGTTGTAACAGCAGCACTGTTTTCAACACCTAAAGATTATCTGTTGGTCAGTACAAAACAGTTCACTGTTCAAGGTACTACTTCAATTGGAGGTTTTGAATGTAACTACGATATGAATGCTAAAGACACGCTGTTTTTTAATCAACCCAAAAGAACGAAGAAAATCTCACACAGTGTTCCGGTCAAAAGTTTTGGATGTGGTAATTTTATTCTAAACAATGATTTTAGAAAAACATTAAAAGAAAAAGAATTTCCTAACGTAACAATTGAGTTATCAAATTTTAGAAAGAATAATGAAAATTACAGTTGCGATTTAACATTGAACTTGGTTGGAAAACAAAAAATATATAAAAATCTCCCTTTGAAGTATGATAGAAATCAATTGATTGGAAATATAACATTACAGTTCAGCGATTTCAATCTCACTCCTCCAAAAAAAATAGGAGGTATGATAAAAATAAATGAAGAAATTAAATTGTTTGTGAGTTTACAAACAGAATAG